The Chrysemys picta bellii isolate R12L10 chromosome 5, ASM1138683v2, whole genome shotgun sequence genome includes a window with the following:
- the ANKRD50 gene encoding ankyrin repeat domain-containing protein 50 isoform X3, with protein MLNQLHIKSSGCFLYLERVLDGVVENFIMLREIRDIPGTLNGLYLWLCQRLFVRKQFAKVQPILNVILAACRPLTTTELYHAVWTKNMTLTMEDFQRKLDVLSKVLVDGLGNTKILFHYSFAEWLLDVKHCTQKYLCNAAEGHRMLAMSYTCRAKDLTPLEAQEFALHLINSNLQLETSELALWMIWNGTPVKDSLSTLIPKEQEVLQLLVKAGAHVNSEDDRTSCIVRQALEREDSIRTLLDNGASVNQCDSNGRTLLANAAYSGNLDVVNLLVSRGADLEIEDTHGQTALTLAARQGHTKVVNCLIGCGANVNHTDHDGWTALRSAAWGGHTEVVSALLYAGVKVDCADADSRTALRAAAWGGHEDIVLNLLQHGAEVNKADNEGRTALIAAAYMGHKEIVEHLLDHGAEVNHEDVDGRTALSVAALCVPASKGHASVVSLLIDRGAEVDHCDKDGMTPLLVAAYEGHVDVVDLLLEGGADVDHTDNNGRTPLLAAASMGHASVVNTLLFWGAAVDSIDSEGRTVLSIASAQGNVEVVRTLLDRGLDENHRDDAGWTPLHMAAFEGHRLICEALIEQGARTNEIDNDGRIPFILAAQEGHYDCVQILLENKSNIDQRGYDGRNSLRVAALEGHRDIVELLFSHGADVNYKDADGRPTLYILALENQLTMAEYFLENGANVEASDAEGRTALHVSCWQGHLEMVQVLITYHADVNAADNEKRSALQSAAWQGHVKVVRLLIEHGALVDHTCNQGATALCIAAQEGHIDVVQILLEHGADPNHADQFGRTAMRVAAKNGHSQIIKLLEKYGASSLNGCTPSPVHTMEQKPLQSVSSKMQSLTIKSNSSGSTGGGDMQPTIRGLSNGPAHAFSSPSESPDSTVDRQKSSLSNNSLKSSKNSSLRTTSSTATAQTVPIDSFHSMSFTEQIQQHSLPRSRSRQSIVSPSSTTHSLSQNHNSPSSEFEWSQVKPSLKSTKANKGGKTENSSKSGSAGKKIKPSSSSQPKVLEYEMTQFDKRVPVAKSGTSVPLKSTPAEPQCKILVPPSQQEVGRPQQQFLIHQQSGEQKKRNGIMTNPNYHLQSNQVFLGRVSVPRTGQERGLQEVLEGYPPAETELSLKQALKLQLEGTDPSFNYKKETPL; from the coding sequence ATGCTAAACCAGCTTCACATCAAAAGCAGTGGTTGCTTTTTATATCTAGAACGTGTCCTAGATGGAGTTGTGGAAAATTTTATCATGCTAAGAGAGATCCGTGACATTCCTGGAACACTAAATGGCCTATATCTCTGGCTTTGTCAGAGGCTTTTTGTAAGAAAACAGTTTGCAAAGGTCCAGCCCATTCTGAATGTAATTCTTGCAGCTTGTAGGCCATTGACTACAACAGAATTGTATCATGCAGTGTGGACCAAAAACATGACATTGACTATGGAAGACTTTCAACGCAAACTAGATGTTCTGTCAAAAGTTCTTGTTGATGGGCTAGGAAATACTAAAATTTTGTTTCATTACAGTTTTGCAGAATGGCTGCTGGATGTAAAGCACTGTACACAGAAATATTTATGTAATGCAGCAGAGGGACACAGAATGTTAGCAATGAGTTACACTTGTCGAGCAAAGGATTTGACACCATTAGAGGCCCAAGAATTTGCATTGCATCTAATTAATTCAAATTTGCAGTTAGAGACTTCTGAGTTGGCTTTGTGGATGATATGGAATGGCACACCAGTCAAAGACTCTTTGTCCACTTTAATTCCCAAAGAGCAGGAAGTACTACAGCTGCTAGTAAAAGCTGGTGCTCATGTCAACAGTGAAGATGACCGTACATCTTGCATTGTACGACAAGCTCTGGAAAGGGAAGATTCCATTCGGACCCTGTTAGATAATGGAGCATCAGTAAATCAGTGTGATTCAAATGGGAGAACATTGTTAGCTAATGCTGCATATAGTGGCAATCTTGATGTTGTTAACTTACTTGTTTCTAGAGGAGCAGATTTAGAAATAGAAGATACTCATGGGCAGACAGCACTTACTCTAGCTGCTCGACAAGGACATACCAAGGTTGTCAATTGTTTGATTGGATGTGGGGCTAATGTAAATCACACTGATCATGATGGCTGGACAGCACTACGATCTGCAGCTTGGGGTGGACACACCGAGGTGGTTTCTGCACTCCTTTACGCTGGAGTCAAAGTGGATTGTGCAGATGCTGACAGTCGAACAGCCTTGAGAGCAGCGGCATGGGGAGGACACGAAGATATAGTGCTGAATCTGCTACAACATGGAGCTGAAGTCAACAAAGCTGATAATGAAGGTAGAACGGCTTTGATTGCAGCAGCATACATGGGACAtaaagagattgtggagcaccTCCTTGACCATGGTGCAGAGGTAAATCATGAGGATGTGGATGGAAGGACTGCTCTGTCTGTTGCTGCACTTTGTGTACCTGCTAGTAAGGGGCATGCTTCAGTGGTTAGCCTTTTAATTGACCGTGGTGCTGAAGTAGATCATTGTGACAAAGATGGTATGACTCCACTGTTGGTAGCTGCCTACGAAGGGCATGTAGATGTTGTTGACTTACTTCTAGAAGGAGGAGCTGATGTGGATCACACTGACAATAATGGCCGTACACCCCTTCTGGCAGCAGCCTCTATGGGCCATGCTTCAGTTGTAAATACTCTTTTATTTTGGGGTGCTGCTGTGGACAGCATTGATAGCGAAGGGCGAACAGTTCTTAGTATAGCCTCTGCCCAAGGTAACGTTGAAGTAGTACGGACTCTGCTGGACAGAGGCCTAGATGAAAATCATAGAGATGATGCAGGATGGACACCTTTGCACATGGCAGCTTTTGAAGGTCACAGGTTGATATGTGAAGCACTTATAGAACAAGGTGCTAGAACAAATGAAATTGATAATGATGGACGTATACCTTTCATACTGGCTGCACAAGAAGGTCACTATGATTGTGTACAGATATTACTGGAAAATAAATCTAATATTGATCAGAGAGGCTATGATGGGAGAAATTCTCTCCGAGTTGCTGCTTTAGAAGGTCATAGAGATATAGTTGAACTACTTTTCAGCCACGGAGCAGATGTAAACTACAAAGATGCTGACGGCCGACCAACACTTTACATCTTGGCATTAGAAAACCAGCTTACAATGGCCGAGTATTTTTTAGAAAATGGTGCAAATGTAGAAGCAAGCGATGCAGAAGGAAGGACAGCACTCCATGTTTCCTGCTGGCAGGGCCATTTGGAGATGGTGCAGGTACTGATAACATACCATGCTGATGTGAATGCTGCAGACAATGAGAAGCGATCTGCTTTGCAATCTGCTGCTTGGCAAGGCCATGTGAAAGTAGTTCGGCTTTTGATTGAGCATGGAGCCTTAGTTGACCACACCTGTAATCAAGGTGCTACTGCACTCTGCATTGCAGCACAAGAAGGACACATTGATGTTGTGCAGATATTACTGGAGCATGGTGCTGATCCAAATCATGCAGATCAATTTGGACGTACCGCTATGCGTGTTGCAGCAAAAAATGGACATTCTCAGATTATTAAATTACTGGAAAAATATGGTGCATCTAGTCTAAATGGCTGCACTCCATCACCAGTCCACACAATGGAGCAAAAACCCTTGCAGTCAGTCTCTTCAAAAATGCAGTCATTAACAATAAAATCAAATAGTTCAGGgagcacaggtggaggagatatGCAGCCTACTATACGTGGTTTGTCTAATGGGCCTGCTCATGCTTTTAGTTCTCCCTCAGAATCTCCAGATTCTACAGTGGACCGCCAGAAGTCGTCCTTATCAAATAATTCGCTGAAAAGTTCCAAAAACTCTTCTCTGCGTACTACGTCATCTACAGCAACTGCCCAGACAGTGCCTATAGATAGTTTTCATAGTATGTCATTTACAGAACAAATACAGCAGCATTCACTGCCTCGTAGCAGAAGCAGGCAGTCAATTGTTTCTCCTTCTTCCACAACTCATTCCTTAAGTCAGAATCATAATTCACCTAGTAGTGAATTTGAATGGAGCCAAGTAAAACCTAGTTTGAAATCAACtaaagcaaacaaagggggaaaaacagaaaaCTCCAGCAAATCTGGATCTGCCGGGAAAAAAATCAAGCCGAGCAGCTCCTCTCAACCAAAAGTTTTAGAATATGAAATGACTCAGTTTGATAAACGAGTACCTGTTGCCAAATCTGGAACCAGTGTGCCACTTAAATCAACGCCAGCAGAGCCACAGTGCAAAATTTTGGTCCCTCCATCTCAGCAAGAAGTTGGTCGACCTCAGCAACAATTCCTAATTCACCAACAGAGTGGGGAACAGAAGAAGCGAAATGGAATAATGACAAACCCAAATTATCACCTTCAAAGCAATCAGGTTTTTCTTGGTAGGGTTTCTGTCCCGCGAACAGGACAGGAAAGAGGACTTCAGGAAGTTTTGGAAGGCTATCCTCCTGCAGAGACAGAACTAAGCCTTAAGCAAGCCTTAAAACTTCAGCTTGAGGGAACTGACCCAAGTTTCAACTACAAGAAGGAAACACCACTGTAA
- the ANKRD50 gene encoding ankyrin repeat domain-containing protein 50 isoform X2, which yields MKPPQQSLFLLVDSIDEGCNVAEGEQTSTGISGTIAELLADHYEFFPPWLLLLCSARKQSKTVTKMFTGFRKISLDDLRKAYIVKDVQQYILHRLDQEEALRQHLTKETAEMLNQLHIKSSGCFLYLERVLDGVVENFIMLREIRDIPGTLNGLYLWLCQRLFVRKQFAKVQPILNVILAACRPLTTTELYHAVWTKNMTLTMEDFQRKLDVLSKVLVDGLGNTKILFHYSFAEWLLDVKHCTQKYLCNAAEGHRMLAMSYTCRAKDLTPLEAQEFALHLINSNLQLETSELALWMIWNGTPVKDSLSTLIPKEQEVLQLLVKAGAHVNSEDDRTSCIVRQALEREDSIRTLLDNGASVNQCDSNGRTLLANAAYSGNLDVVNLLVSRGADLEIEDTHGQTALTLAARQGHTKVVNCLIGCGANVNHTDHDGWTALRSAAWGGHTEVVSALLYAGVKVDCADADSRTALRAAAWGGHEDIVLNLLQHGAEVNKADNEGRTALIAAAYMGHKEIVEHLLDHGAEVNHEDVDGRTALSVAALCVPASKGHASVVSLLIDRGAEVDHCDKDGMTPLLVAAYEGHVDVVDLLLEGGADVDHTDNNGRTPLLAAASMGHASVVNTLLFWGAAVDSIDSEGRTVLSIASAQGNVEVVRTLLDRGLDENHRDDAGWTPLHMAAFEGHRLICEALIEQGARTNEIDNDGRIPFILAAQEGHYDCVQILLENKSNIDQRGYDGRNSLRVAALEGHRDIVELLFSHGADVNYKDADGRPTLYILALENQLTMAEYFLENGANVEASDAEGRTALHVSCWQGHLEMVQVLITYHADVNAADNEKRSALQSAAWQGHVKVVRLLIEHGALVDHTCNQGATALCIAAQEGHIDVVQILLEHGADPNHADQFGRTAMRVAAKNGHSQIIKLLEKYGASSLNGCTPSPVHTMEQKPLQSVSSKMQSLTIKSNSSGSTGGGDMQPTIRGLSNGPAHAFSSPSESPDSTVDRQKSSLSNNSLKSSKNSSLRTTSSTATAQTVPIDSFHSMSFTEQIQQHSLPRSRSRQSIVSPSSTTHSLSQNHNSPSSEFEWSQVKPSLKSTKANKGGKTENSSKSGSAGKKIKPSSSSQPKVLEYEMTQFDKRVPVAKSGTSVPLKSTPAEPQCKILVPPSQQEVGRPQQQFLIHQQSGEQKKRNGIMTNPNYHLQSNQVFLGRVSVPRTGQERGLQEVLEGYPPAETELSLKQALKLQLEGTDPSFNYKKETPL from the coding sequence GTTTTCGAAAAATAAGTCTAGATGATCTCCGAAAGGCATATATCGTGAAAGATGTGCAGCAGTATATTCTCCATCGTTTAGATCAAGAAGAAGCACTGAGACAACATCTCACAAAAGAAACTGCAGAAATGCTAAACCAGCTTCACATCAAAAGCAGTGGTTGCTTTTTATATCTAGAACGTGTCCTAGATGGAGTTGTGGAAAATTTTATCATGCTAAGAGAGATCCGTGACATTCCTGGAACACTAAATGGCCTATATCTCTGGCTTTGTCAGAGGCTTTTTGTAAGAAAACAGTTTGCAAAGGTCCAGCCCATTCTGAATGTAATTCTTGCAGCTTGTAGGCCATTGACTACAACAGAATTGTATCATGCAGTGTGGACCAAAAACATGACATTGACTATGGAAGACTTTCAACGCAAACTAGATGTTCTGTCAAAAGTTCTTGTTGATGGGCTAGGAAATACTAAAATTTTGTTTCATTACAGTTTTGCAGAATGGCTGCTGGATGTAAAGCACTGTACACAGAAATATTTATGTAATGCAGCAGAGGGACACAGAATGTTAGCAATGAGTTACACTTGTCGAGCAAAGGATTTGACACCATTAGAGGCCCAAGAATTTGCATTGCATCTAATTAATTCAAATTTGCAGTTAGAGACTTCTGAGTTGGCTTTGTGGATGATATGGAATGGCACACCAGTCAAAGACTCTTTGTCCACTTTAATTCCCAAAGAGCAGGAAGTACTACAGCTGCTAGTAAAAGCTGGTGCTCATGTCAACAGTGAAGATGACCGTACATCTTGCATTGTACGACAAGCTCTGGAAAGGGAAGATTCCATTCGGACCCTGTTAGATAATGGAGCATCAGTAAATCAGTGTGATTCAAATGGGAGAACATTGTTAGCTAATGCTGCATATAGTGGCAATCTTGATGTTGTTAACTTACTTGTTTCTAGAGGAGCAGATTTAGAAATAGAAGATACTCATGGGCAGACAGCACTTACTCTAGCTGCTCGACAAGGACATACCAAGGTTGTCAATTGTTTGATTGGATGTGGGGCTAATGTAAATCACACTGATCATGATGGCTGGACAGCACTACGATCTGCAGCTTGGGGTGGACACACCGAGGTGGTTTCTGCACTCCTTTACGCTGGAGTCAAAGTGGATTGTGCAGATGCTGACAGTCGAACAGCCTTGAGAGCAGCGGCATGGGGAGGACACGAAGATATAGTGCTGAATCTGCTACAACATGGAGCTGAAGTCAACAAAGCTGATAATGAAGGTAGAACGGCTTTGATTGCAGCAGCATACATGGGACAtaaagagattgtggagcaccTCCTTGACCATGGTGCAGAGGTAAATCATGAGGATGTGGATGGAAGGACTGCTCTGTCTGTTGCTGCACTTTGTGTACCTGCTAGTAAGGGGCATGCTTCAGTGGTTAGCCTTTTAATTGACCGTGGTGCTGAAGTAGATCATTGTGACAAAGATGGTATGACTCCACTGTTGGTAGCTGCCTACGAAGGGCATGTAGATGTTGTTGACTTACTTCTAGAAGGAGGAGCTGATGTGGATCACACTGACAATAATGGCCGTACACCCCTTCTGGCAGCAGCCTCTATGGGCCATGCTTCAGTTGTAAATACTCTTTTATTTTGGGGTGCTGCTGTGGACAGCATTGATAGCGAAGGGCGAACAGTTCTTAGTATAGCCTCTGCCCAAGGTAACGTTGAAGTAGTACGGACTCTGCTGGACAGAGGCCTAGATGAAAATCATAGAGATGATGCAGGATGGACACCTTTGCACATGGCAGCTTTTGAAGGTCACAGGTTGATATGTGAAGCACTTATAGAACAAGGTGCTAGAACAAATGAAATTGATAATGATGGACGTATACCTTTCATACTGGCTGCACAAGAAGGTCACTATGATTGTGTACAGATATTACTGGAAAATAAATCTAATATTGATCAGAGAGGCTATGATGGGAGAAATTCTCTCCGAGTTGCTGCTTTAGAAGGTCATAGAGATATAGTTGAACTACTTTTCAGCCACGGAGCAGATGTAAACTACAAAGATGCTGACGGCCGACCAACACTTTACATCTTGGCATTAGAAAACCAGCTTACAATGGCCGAGTATTTTTTAGAAAATGGTGCAAATGTAGAAGCAAGCGATGCAGAAGGAAGGACAGCACTCCATGTTTCCTGCTGGCAGGGCCATTTGGAGATGGTGCAGGTACTGATAACATACCATGCTGATGTGAATGCTGCAGACAATGAGAAGCGATCTGCTTTGCAATCTGCTGCTTGGCAAGGCCATGTGAAAGTAGTTCGGCTTTTGATTGAGCATGGAGCCTTAGTTGACCACACCTGTAATCAAGGTGCTACTGCACTCTGCATTGCAGCACAAGAAGGACACATTGATGTTGTGCAGATATTACTGGAGCATGGTGCTGATCCAAATCATGCAGATCAATTTGGACGTACCGCTATGCGTGTTGCAGCAAAAAATGGACATTCTCAGATTATTAAATTACTGGAAAAATATGGTGCATCTAGTCTAAATGGCTGCACTCCATCACCAGTCCACACAATGGAGCAAAAACCCTTGCAGTCAGTCTCTTCAAAAATGCAGTCATTAACAATAAAATCAAATAGTTCAGGgagcacaggtggaggagatatGCAGCCTACTATACGTGGTTTGTCTAATGGGCCTGCTCATGCTTTTAGTTCTCCCTCAGAATCTCCAGATTCTACAGTGGACCGCCAGAAGTCGTCCTTATCAAATAATTCGCTGAAAAGTTCCAAAAACTCTTCTCTGCGTACTACGTCATCTACAGCAACTGCCCAGACAGTGCCTATAGATAGTTTTCATAGTATGTCATTTACAGAACAAATACAGCAGCATTCACTGCCTCGTAGCAGAAGCAGGCAGTCAATTGTTTCTCCTTCTTCCACAACTCATTCCTTAAGTCAGAATCATAATTCACCTAGTAGTGAATTTGAATGGAGCCAAGTAAAACCTAGTTTGAAATCAACtaaagcaaacaaagggggaaaaacagaaaaCTCCAGCAAATCTGGATCTGCCGGGAAAAAAATCAAGCCGAGCAGCTCCTCTCAACCAAAAGTTTTAGAATATGAAATGACTCAGTTTGATAAACGAGTACCTGTTGCCAAATCTGGAACCAGTGTGCCACTTAAATCAACGCCAGCAGAGCCACAGTGCAAAATTTTGGTCCCTCCATCTCAGCAAGAAGTTGGTCGACCTCAGCAACAATTCCTAATTCACCAACAGAGTGGGGAACAGAAGAAGCGAAATGGAATAATGACAAACCCAAATTATCACCTTCAAAGCAATCAGGTTTTTCTTGGTAGGGTTTCTGTCCCGCGAACAGGACAGGAAAGAGGACTTCAGGAAGTTTTGGAAGGCTATCCTCCTGCAGAGACAGAACTAAGCCTTAAGCAAGCCTTAAAACTTCAGCTTGAGGGAACTGACCCAAGTTTCAACTACAAGAAGGAAACACCACTGTAA